The proteins below are encoded in one region of Nyctibius grandis isolate bNycGra1 chromosome 7, bNycGra1.pri, whole genome shotgun sequence:
- the LOC137665428 gene encoding zinc finger protein 783-like, producing MSRRGPPRDSGTHRRRAVQAMGPRAAAGQAEAQQLQELRSRTERAERRLLACETLVGELGSNLAALGSMLQDYGHLQQRLDNVENLLKNRNFWILRLPPSSRGEIPKVPVTFDDISVYFNEQEWERLDRWQKDLYRAVMRGNYETLISLDYAVSKPDILSRMERDEELCIKPGQEPPQTHIWDGQEPPRAPEEMDQVEEALGEDEVPMEADSDYAVSKPDILSRIKRDEELCIKPGQEPPQTHIGHGQEPPQRRVQDGLESPQAHTGDSQKPPQTGAPDGQVSLQTDVPDGVPQTGAPEGQKPPQTGAPDVQVSLQTDIPDGVPQTGAPDGQKPLQTGAPDDVPQTGAPEGEKPPQTGAPEGEKPPQTGAPDGQKPPQTGAPDGVPQTGAPEGQEPPQTGAPDGQKPPQTGAPDGVPQTGAPEGQKPPQTGTPDGQKPPQTPEDTNQKEESLREDKVPMEAATEFPIVVMNVMSLSVQKEKLHGEDQPETEMEEDPAECGTEDGFVMEDEVASEGASPEDIKVKKEEPEGLQEGSAPSPSPEIQKCPKSEQAKAKSKKKPSRCESSSLLMGNCRRGYVREWSHPCTECGKRFRLKINLIIHQRSHAKDGPYECSMCDISFADKRHLDVHQSIHIKDRAFGAKVWGNVHPELRIRPRGKLCGAFCGGTHGLGGGTYAGGAWLGQAKEEPDRGSLSSACYSRQQSPKSRTKSVVKCSFCKKTLSCSTSLQRHLQTHRQERPHCCATCKKCFTRRTHLLRHEKIHDRQKALAALQQPTAAQPRGAPEAPAGRSSPHPPAQAPEGNVSPVATAAPADMPLVGPAELGPPDKSRDDAGDGKGTQPVVRLGNKAAGVGVMEK from the exons ATGTCCCGCCGGGGCCCCCCTCGG gACTCGGGCACCCACCGGCGCAGGGCGGTGCAGGCCATGGGCccgcgggccgcggcggggcaggcggaggcccagcagctgcaggagctgcggAGCCGCACGGAGAGGGCCGAGCGGAGGCTGCTGGCCTGCGAGACGCTGGTCGGGGAGCTGGGCAGTAACCTGGCCGCCCTGGGCAGCATGCTGCAGGACTACGGGCACCTCCAGCAGCGGCTGGACAACGTGGAGAACCTGCTGAAGAACAGGAACTTCTGGATCCTGCGGCTGCCCCCCAGCTCCCGGGGCGAGATCCCCAAG GTACCGGTCACGTTCGATGATATTTCGGTGTACTTCAACGAGCAGGAGTGGGAGAGACTGGACCGGTGGCAGAAGGACCTGTACAGGGCCGTGATGAGGGGGAACTACGAGACGCTGATCTCGCTGG ACTACGCCGTGTCCAAGCCTGACATCCTCTCCCGGATGGAGAGGGATGAAGAGCTGTGCATCAAACCCGGTCAGGAGCCCCCGCAGACACACATCTGGGACGGTCAGGAGCCCCCACGGGCACCAGAAGAGATGGACCAGGTGGAAGAGGCGCTGGGAGAAGATGAAGTCCCCATGGAAGCTGACTCGG ACTACGCCGTGTCCAAGCCTGACATCCTCTCCCGGATCAAGAGGGATGAAGAGCTGTGCATCAAACCCGGTCAGGAGCCCCCACAGACACACATCGGACATGGTCAGGAGCCCCCACAGAGAAGAGTCCAAGATGGTCTGGAGTCCCCGCAGGCACACACTGGAGACAGCCAGAAGCCCCCTCAGACAGGCGCCCCAGATGGTCAGGTGTCCCTGCAGACAGATGTCCCAGATGGTGTCCCTCAGACAGGTGCCCCAGAGGGTCAGAAGCCTCCTCAGACAGGTGCCCCAGATGTTCAGGTGTCCCTGCAGACAGACATCCCAGATGGTGTCCCTCAGACAGGTGCCCCAGATGGTCAGAAGCCCCTTCAGACAGGTGCCCCAGATGATGTCCCTCAGACAGGTGCCCCAGAAGGTGAGAAGCCCCCTCAGACAGGTGCCCCAGAAGGTGAGAAGCCCCCTCAGACAGGTGCCCCAGATGGTCAGAAGCCCCCTCAGACAGGCGCCCCAGATGGTGTCCCTCAGACAGGCGCCCCAGAAGGTCAGGAGCCCCCTCAGACAGGTGCCCCAGATGGTCAGAAGCCCCCTCAGACAGGTGCCCCAGATGGTGTCCCTCAGACAGGTGCCCCAGAAGGTCAGAAGCCCCCTCAGACAGGCACCCCAGATGGTCAGAAGCCCCCTCAGACACCAGAAGATACGAACCAGAAGGAAGAATCTTTGAGAGAAGACAAAGTCCCCATGGAAGCTGCCACAG aattCCCCATCGTGGTGATGAACGTCATGTCCCTGAGTGTGCAAAAAGAGAAGCTGCACGGGGAAGATCAGCCTGAGACGGAGATGGAGGAGGACCCGGCGGAGTGTGGCACAG AGGATGGCTTTGTGATGGAAGATGAAGTGGCAAGTGAAGGGGCTTCTCCTGAAGACATCAAGGTGAAGAAAGAGGAGCCTGAGGGGTTGCAAGAGGGTTCTgccccctctcccagccccgaGATCCAGAAGTGCCCCAAAAGCGAGCAGGCCAAGGCCAAGAGCAAGAAGAAGCCGAGCAGGTGCGAGAGCAGCAGCCTGCTGATGGGCAACTGCCGGCGCGGGTACGTGCGGGAGTGGTCGCACCCCTGCACCGAGTGCGGGAAGCGCTTCCGCCTGAAGATCAACCTCATCATCCACCAGCGGAGCCACGCCAAGGACGGGCCCTACGAGTGCTCCATGTGCGACATCAGCTTCGCCGACAAACGCCACCTGGACGTCCACCAGAGCATCCACATCAAAGACAGGGCCTTTGGGGCCAAGGTGTGGGGGAACGTCCACCCCGAGCTGCGGATCCGGCCGAGGGGGAAGCTCTGCGGGGCTTTCTGCGGAGGTACCCACGGCCTGGGCGGCGGGACGTACGCGGGGGGTGCCTGGCTGGGCCAGGCCAAGGAGGAGCCGGACAGAGGGAGCCTGTCCAGCGCGTGTTACTCCCGGCAGCAGAGCCCCAAGTCTCGTACGAAATCCGTGGTGAAATGCAGCTTTTGCAAAAAGACTCTCTCCTGCAGCACCTCCCTCCAGCGGCACCTGCAGACCCACCGGCAGGAGAGGCCGCATTGCTGCGCCACCTGCAAGAAGTGCTTCACCCGCAGGACCCACCTCTTGCGCCACGAGAAGATCCACGACCGCCAGAAAGCCCTGGCCGCGCTCCAGCAGCCCACGGCAGCCCAGCCACGGGGAGCCCCCGAGGCGCCcgcgggcaggagcagccctcaccccccagcccaggcacCCGAGGGCAACGTTAGCCCCGTGGCCACCGCGGCTCCAGCAGACATGCCCCTGGTCGGTCCTGCAGAACTTGGGCCACCAGACAAGAGCCGTGACGACGCCGGGGATGGGAAAGGCACCCAGCCTGTGGTCAGACTGGGAAATAAGGCAGCGGGTGTGGGGGTGATGGAGAAATGA
- the LOC137666057 gene encoding GTPase IMAP family member 1-like has product MRLLVVGKSGAGKSATGNTLLGERVFKSKLATAPVTASCAQARGLCGGEDVTVIDTADILDPRAAVTEVYKEIAHCIRLSSPGPHALLLVAALGQFTEEDEEATRRMQDVFGAAVLRHTIVVLTHAGVLAGRSLQDYLRRCGNGALQDLILRCGGRCCGFNTRAVGAQRDQQVARLMGMVCHVVRENGGKWYSNDMFLEPSLTEERVEEHVRRHKAERKRRERSRAMPRRIIVQRLEFTRCL; this is encoded by the exons ATGAGGCTCCTCGTGGTCGGGAAGAGCGGGGCCGGGAAAAGCGCCACCGGCAACACCCTCCTGGGAGAGCGTGTGTTCAAGTCCAAGTTGGCCACCGCGCCGGTGACCGCGAGCTGCGCGCAAGCACGAGGGCTCTGTGGTGGCGAGGACGTCACGGTCATCGACACGGCGGATATTTTGGACCCAAGAGCTGCTGTCACTGAGGTGTACAAAGAAATTGCTCACTGCATCAGGCTGTCCTCCCCGGGCCCCCACGCGCTGCTGCTGGTCGCTGCGCTGGGCCAGTTCAccgaggaggatgaggaggccACGCGGAGGATGCAAGACGTTTTTGGAGCTGCTGTCTTGAGGCACACCATCGTCGTGCTCACCCACGCGGGAGTCCTGGCGGGGAGGTCGCTGCAGGATTACCTGCGGCGTTGTGGCAACGGAGCGCTCCAGGACCTGATCCTGCGCTGCGGAGGCAGGTGCTGCGGCTTCAACACCAGGGCAGTCGGTGCCCAACGGGACCAGCAGGTCGCCAGGCTGATGGGGATGGTCTGCCACGTGGTGCGGGAGAACGGGGGCAAGTGGTACAGCAACGACATGTTCCTGGAGCCCAGTTTAACGGAGGAGAGAGTGGAGGAGCACGTGAGGAGGcacaaagcagagaggaaaaggagggagcgGTCCAGAGCTATGCCGCGCAGGATAATC gtgcAACGGCTGGAGTTCACGCGCTGCCTGTGA
- the LOC137665439 gene encoding uncharacterized protein, whose translation MATWTQEPVTFEDVAVYLSRAEWDATAAGQRELYRSVMLDNYQLLTSLGYPGPKPDVLYRLERGEEPWVCTPQSPVRWEGPGSPSPGQDGDRNWLEEPPSGWWPGAGVEERTQTPCQGGRRVHWRLRSRRLLNKLRCVGGRSELPAEVASGGVGPVESREQAPTISWLQKEGEVEDKQGVRANVTQSRGCLLHPAMAENKKADPQERLHGGPGETCVGSAPECASGEPTRVQGSPELSVEELNETVLREHCYCAETQPWRPLREHNYCRERTAGALALRDHRYCHVQSSPCQGRGNQVVLLSRKARALLQGLAKRKSQAGRIIQKAKLIAWRYTPCVSKRLEFPQGSSGTGCVSEPAAPPAEADDATKGMCGAFCGAFCGAFCGAFCSPAKQEAVPSPSQSEGISHGGTSEALCTPVVSAERGAAPPPSNAAAEVKREATHPEESSPCEAQRAELIWSPDAKQDVEGHELVNSNHVSLHDAYEMVLRTVGHVLGSVCHNLELGGYSQLKDLWPVVVQTDS comes from the exons ATGGCAACGTGGACGCAG GAACCGGTGACCTTCGAGGACGTCGCCGTCTACCTGAGCCGCGCCGAGTGGGACGCCACCGCGGCGGGGCAGAGGGAGCTGTACCGCAGCGTCATGCTGGACAACTACCAGCTCTTGACGTCCCTGG GCTACCCAGGCCCCAAACCTGATGTTTTATACAGGCTGGAGCGTGGGGAGGAGCCGTGGGTCTGCACCCCGCAGAGCCCGGTGAGGTGGGAGGGACCCGGCAGCCCCTCTCCAG GTCAGGACGGGGACAGGAACTGGCTGGAGGAGCCTCCCTCAGGCTGGTGGCCCGGTGCTGGCGTGGAGGAGAGGACACAGACCCCCTGCCAAG GAGGACGGCGCGTGCACTGGCGGCTCCGCTCTAGACGGCTGCTGAACAAGCTCAGGTGTGTCGGGGGCAGGAGTGAGTTGCCAGCAGAGGTGGCCAGCGGAGGAGTGGGGCCAGTGGAGAGCCGAGAGCAGGCCCCGACCATCTCCTggctgcagaaggaaggagaagtagAGGATAAACAAGGGGTGAGGGCAAACGTAACCCAAAGCAGAGGGTGCCTGCTGCATCCAGCGATGGCAGAGAACAAAAAGGCAGATCCTCAGGAGCGTCTGCACGGCGGCCCCGGGGAGACGTGTGTGGGGAGCGCCCCAGAGTGCGCCTCGGGAGAACCAACGCGTGTCCAGGGAAGTCCAGAACTGTCTGTGGAGGAGCTGAACGAGACTGTGCTGAGAGAGCACTGCTACTGCGCTGAGACACAGCCCTGGCGTCCTCTGAGGGAGCACAACTACTGCAGGGAGCGCACGGCCGGCGCCTTGGCGCTCAGGGACCACAGATACTGCCACGTGCAAAGCAGCCCTTGTCAGGGCAGGGGTAATCAAGTTGTTCTCCTCTCTCGTAAGGCTCGGGCGCTGCTTCAGGGGCTGGCGAAGCGAAAATCCCAGGCAGGGAGAATCATCCAGAAAGCCAAGCTTATCGCGTGGCGTTACACGCCGTGTGTCAGCAAGAGGCTGGAGTTTCCTCAGGGTTCCTCTGGCACCGGGTGTGTGTCTGAACCTGCTGCCCCTCCTGCTGAGGCAGACGACGCCACGAAGGGAATGTGTGGGGCATTTTGTGGGGCATTTTGTGGGGCATTTTGTGGGGCATTTTGTTCTCCTGCAAAGCAGGAGGCCGTGCCCTCCCCGTCTCAGAGTGAGGGTATCTCCCACGGGGGGACATCAGAAGCACTTTGCACCCCTGTGGTGTCTGCTGAACGGGGGGCTGCGCCCCCACCCTCAAATGCAGCTGCTGAGGTGAAGAGGGAAGCGACGCACCCCGAGGAGTCTTCACCCTGTGAGGCACAGAGGGCAGAGCTGATCTGGAGCCCTGATGCTAAGCAAGATGTTGAAGGACACGAACTCGTTAATTCAAATCACGTATCGCTGCACGACGCGTATGAAATGGTGCTGCGGACTGTGGGCCACGTGCTGGGCTCCGTGTGCCACAACTTGGAGCTCGGGGGCTACTCTCAGCTGAAGGACCTCTGGCCCGTCGTCGTTCAGACAGACAGCTGA
- the LOC137666056 gene encoding zinc finger protein 135-like, with protein sequence MAELRARPEALERRLERAEAALLDGPPWGLRLPEVPVTFEDVTVHFSRQEWASLDDWQKELYRTVMEGNYETLVSLYCALAKPELLLRIERGEEPCAPAESHPEGADVSPEPAPEPERPSCTSDDGLLETKTQEPCEENCKDPEESRSLVATENCSAHAEVGIPTEEPQEEVAAEEPAVPETPPKGLEEKDGKDSGDSGQGVAADVPEEPGKEAMPEICRETAEAEPSRAVASSPEPVEGACMGRTAACQRNSTREKFYSCPVCRKNFLLKINLVIHQRSHSNWVPYICAHCERSFMSKKKIRRHLRARAVKGFCQPSEGEECSSRAPCAASQPRAPSRDCDAVWGKPSPNRYPLSPGKMMYTCNECMENFSSQSFLILHQRRHTNHHIILCPCCNRSFTWVSDFVRHHQTHTGERPYQCGVCQKTFKRHYHLNVHQRIHLRQRRPYPCGDQLPRAPGTGPGAALGVAGGPGGGGDTHRAPDPPPPGGGPSSPLSSPQQEPEWGPEAWQPLPAPGGGGEKAPAVPEISLWTVVAAVQAVERKVEAQALRLLSLEGRAETAERKVSGLEKAVLEVGSRLERRWAALAALVRDNARRLEHVERQLQHRGHWAPRPGPGPGGDEPKVPAACEDDVGSVPEQEWGSLDSRQQELCRVAVKGTYEAVGSLGPGDASSKPLLPPAEAGEDPGARTHGLPEKGEVLGHLGSGETVVIKTEEQQPQEEGSELLALPQAPSVRLDEEAPLSQEQPVPWASHAGLDEQKAAGEGLGDFCQHGAAQPDFKPVVVPVEAHPAPGLPFPPEHVLGVGTDQPFALPQGMPLGEDTAAEAAPSQPAAEERRPCAAGEEPRALPLGWKSARLKRNLLARQQSQARKSNGSFICTACGKSLAHHAALLRHQRLHTGERPFQCPACGKSFNEKSNLNKHYRIHTGERPYRCPACGKGFIQKHHLQKHQRIHGGQLRAGWSGRPARASAAGERLYRCIECAESFPQKASLEEHQRRHTQQRPFQCNGCSKSFRHRQSLNHHQKVHAVASPPAVSLPNHDRAPATSPCEALTRDNP encoded by the exons ATGGCGGAGCTGCGAGCCCGCCCTGAGGCGCTGGAGCGGCGGCTGGAGCGGGCGGAGGCGGCGCTGCTGGACGGGCCCCCCTGGGGGCTGCGGCTCCCCGAG gtGCCGGTGACTTTCGAGGACGTCACGGTGCACTTCAGCAGGCAGGAGTGGGCGAGCCTGGACGACTGGCAGAAGGAGCTGTACCGGACCGTGATGGAGGGCAACTACGAGACGCTGGTGTCCCTGT ACTGTGCCCTAGCCAAGCCTGAGCTCTTGCTGCGGAtagaaagaggagaagagcCGTGCGCGCCGGCGGAGTCACACCCGGAGGGAGCAGACGTGTCCCCGGAGCCAGCCCCAG agcCGGAGCGTCCAAGCTGCACCAGCGATGATGGTCTGCTGGAGACGAAGACACAGGAGCCTTGTGAGGAGAACTGTAAAGACCCGGAGGAAAGCAGGAGCCTGGTGGCCACAGAGAACTGCAGCGCAC ATGCCGAGGTGGGGATCCCCACGGAGGAACCGCAGGAGGAGGTTGCTGCGGAGGAGCCAGCAGTGCCCGAAACACCCCCGAAGGGTCTGGAAGAGAAGGACGGGAAAGATTCAGGGGACAGTGGCCAGGGTGTGGCTGCGGACGTTCCCGAAGAGCCGGGCAAGGAGGCGATGCCAGAGATCTGCAGGGAAACGGCAGAGGCAGAGCCCAGCCGCGCGGTCGCCTCCTCGCCAGAGCCCGTGGAGGGCGCCTGCATGGGCCGGACCGCAGCGTGCCAGCGCAACTCCACCCGGGAGAAATTCTACTCCTGCCCCGTGTGCAGGAAAAACTTCCTGCTGAAGATCAACCTCGTCATCCACCAGCGGAGCCACAGCAACTGGGTGCCCTACATCTGCGCGCACTGCGAGCGCAGCTTCATGTCCAAGAAGAAGATCCGGCGTCACCTACGGGCGCGGGCGGTCAAGGGGTTCTGCCAGCCCTCGGAGGGCGAGGAGTGCTCCAGCCGGGCCCCGTGCGCCGCCTCCCAGCCCCGAGCGCCGAGCAGGGACTGCGACGCGGTCTGGGGGAAGCCCAGCCCCAACAGATACCCGCTGTCGCCCGGGAAAATGATGTATACGTGCAACGAATGCATGGAGAACTTCTCCAGCCAGAGCTTTCTCATCCTGCACCAGCGGCGACACACTAACCACCACATCATCCTCTGCCCCTGCTGCAACCGGAGCTTCACGTGGGTCTCCGACTTTGTCCGCCACCACCAGAcccacacgggcgagcggccctaccaGTGCGGCGTCTGCCAGAAGACTTTCAAGCGGCACTACCACCTCAACGTGCACCAGCGGATCCACCTGCGGCAGCGGAGGCCCTACCCCTGCGGGGACCAGCTGCCCAG GGCACCGGGCACCGGCCCCGGCGCAGCGCTGGGGGTGGCGGGCGggcccggcggggggggggacacacaccgggccccagacccccccccccccgggggcgGCCCCTCATcgcccctctcctccccgcaGCAGGAGCCCGAGTGGGGGCCCGAGGCCTGGCAGCCGCTCCCGgcccccggcggcgggggcgagAAGGCGCCGGCGGTGCCCGAGATCTCGCTGTGGACGGTGGTGGCGGCGGTGCAGGCGGTGGAGAGGAAGGTGGAGGCGCAGGCCCTGAGGCTGCTGAGCCTGGAGGGCAGGGCCGAGACGGCCGAGAGGAAGGTGTCGGGGCTGGAGAAGGCCGTGCTGGAGGTGGGCAGCCGGCTGGAGCGCAGGTGGGCCGCCCTGGCCGCCCTGGTGCGGGACAACGCGCGGCGCCTGGAGCACGTCGAGCGGCAGCTCCAGCACCGCGGGCACTGGGCACCCAGGCCCGGCCCGGGCCCCGGCGGGGACGAGCCCAAG GTGCCGGCGGCATGCGAGGATGACGTGGGCAGTGTGCCGGAGCAGGAGTGGGGCAGCCTGGACAGCCGgcagcaggagctctgcaggGTCGCCGTGAAGGGGACCTACGAGGCCGTGGGCTCTCTCG GGCCCGGGGACGCCAGCTCCAAACCTCTGCTGCCGCCAGCCGAGGCCGGGGAGGATCCGGGTGCGAGGACCCACGGGCTGCCGGAGAAGGGAGAGGTGTTGGGGCACCTCGGCAGCG GTGAGACGGTCGTGATCaagacagaagagcagcagccccaggaggaaGGATCTGAACTCCTGGCCCTGCCGCAGGCACCCTCGGTGAGGCTGGATGAGGAGGCTCCCCTGAGCCAGGAGCAGCCGGTGCCCTGGGCGAGCCACGCTGGCTTGGAcgagcagaaggcagcaggagagggcttGGGGGACTTCTGCCAACACGGGGCCGCCCAGCCCGACTTCAAGCCCGTGGTGGTGCCGGTGGAAGCTCACCCTGCCCCGGGCTTGCCCTTCCCACCAGAGCACGTGCTGGGCGTGGGGACTGACCAGCCGTTCGCCCTGCCCCAGGGCATGCCGCTGGGAGAAGACACCGCCGCAGAGGCGGCCCCGTCGCAGCCCGCCGCGGAGGAGCGTCGTCCCTGCGCCGCGGGCGAAGAGCCCCGCGCGCTGCCGCTGGGCTGGAAGAGCGCCCGGCTGAAGCGCAACCTGCTGGCGCGGCAGCAGAGCCAAGCGAGGAAGAGCAACGGCTCCTTCATCTGCACGGCCTGCGGGAAGAGCCTGGCCCACCACGCCGCGCTGCTGCGGCACCAGCGCCTgcacacgggcgagcggcccttCCAGTGCCCCGCCTGCGGCAAGAGCTTCAACGAGAAGTCCAACCTCAACAAGCACTACCGCATCCACACCGGGGAGCGCCCCTACCGCTGCCCCGCCTGCGGCAAGGGCTTCATCCAGAAGCACCACCTCCAGAAGCACCAGCGCATCCACGGCGGCCAGCTGCGGGCCGGGTGGTCGGGCCGGCCCGCGCGGGCCAGCGCCGCCGGGGAGCGGCTCTACCGCTGCATCGAGTGCGCCGAGAGCTTCCCGCAGAAAGCGTCGCTGGAGGAGCACCAACGCCGGCACACCCAGCAGCGGCCCTTCCAGTGCAACGGCTGCAGCAAGAGCTTCCGGCACCGGCAGTCTCTGAACCACCACCAGAAGGTCCACGCCGTTGCCAGCCCTCCTGCTGTCAGCTTGCCGAACCACGACCGGGCGCCGGCGACCAGCCCCTGCGAAGCTTTGACCCGGGATAACCCGTAG
- the LOC137665446 gene encoding oocyte zinc finger protein XlCOF26, with product MTDLASPAGETPFAFPGGEEGLGDEKALVIHSQAEEEEAAGREFKCILCGERFGQQPSLARHQKHHAGARAFICAECGKAFSLKHNLIIHQRTHTGERPYQCGVCQKSFSLKQNLLTHQRIHSGEKPFSCQRCGKRFREHRFLLNHQRTHAQHRGLAARRHGHAGDRPFACPDCGKSFGHRGSLKIHRRTHAREANLTAHQRAHGAQAALTE from the exons ATGACGGACCTGGCTTCGCCGGCGGGCGAGACGCCCTTCGCCTTCCCGGGCGgcgaggaggggctgggggacgaGAAGGCGCTGGTGATCCACAGCCaggccgaggaggaggaggcggcgggcaGGGAGTTCAAGTGCATCCTCTGCGGGGAGCGCTTCGGGCAGCAGCCCAGCCTCGCCCGGCACCAGAAGCACCACGCCGGGGCGCGCGCCTTCATCTGCGCCGAGTGCGGCAAAGCCTTCAGCCTCAAGCACAACCTCATCATCCACCAGCGCACCCACACCGGCGAGCGGCCCTACCAGTGCGGCGTCTGCCAGAAGAGCTTCAGCCTCAAGCAGAACCTCCTCACCCACCAGCGCATCCACAGCGGCGAGAAGCCCTTCTCCTGCCAGCGCTGCGGGAAGCGCTTCCGCGAGCACCGCTTCCTCCTCAACCACCAGCGCACCCACGCCCAGCACCG CGGCCTGGCCGCGCGCCGGCACGGCCACGCCGGGGACCGGCCCTTCGCCTGCCCCGACTGCGGCAAGAGCTTCGGCCACAGGGGCTCCCTGAAGATCCACCGGCGCACCCACGCCCGGGAGGCCAACCTCACCGCGCACCAGCGCGCCCACGGGGCCCAGGCCGCCCTCAC GGAATGA